The following are encoded together in the Acidobacteriota bacterium genome:
- a CDS encoding pyridoxal phosphate-dependent aminotransferase has protein sequence MIQRSRRIPVDLSLNRLAEARQRIGEIPYDLTVSNPTACGFSYPETLLSPLAARRGLVYEPDARGPMVARAAVAGEYARWGVGADAQHVLLTASTSEAYSFLFRLFCNPGEQVLVPSPSYPLFDHLAKLDGINATSYALDPEANWRIDFSALEDGSEEARAVIVVQPNNPTGSFIHPDDRQRLVDLCRHRGWALIADEVFLLFPLDGGPGSDQSFASVDDCLCCTLGGLSKSVGLPQLKLSWIVVTGPSELVEPVLEGLDYVADAYLSVSTPVALASPQILADAVLIREEIATRCQANLDALRRLASVHPEIDVGPIGGGWSAPVRVPSVIDEEDLCVKLLLERGVAVHPGGFFGFARDGWLVLSLLLPPEVFHRGVWLLFDAIADTVKFRSDSAGG, from the coding sequence ATGATTCAACGATCGCGGAGGATCCCGGTTGACCTGTCCCTCAACCGCCTGGCTGAGGCGAGGCAGAGGATCGGCGAGATCCCGTACGACCTCACGGTCAGCAACCCGACGGCGTGTGGGTTCTCGTATCCGGAAACCCTCCTTTCGCCGCTGGCCGCTCGTCGCGGGTTGGTCTACGAACCCGATGCCCGAGGGCCAATGGTTGCCCGCGCTGCGGTGGCCGGGGAGTACGCGCGATGGGGCGTTGGTGCCGACGCGCAGCATGTCCTTCTCACCGCCTCGACGAGTGAGGCCTACTCCTTTCTCTTCCGCCTCTTCTGCAACCCGGGCGAACAGGTGTTGGTGCCATCGCCCTCCTACCCTCTCTTCGATCATCTCGCAAAGCTCGACGGCATCAACGCGACATCTTATGCTCTCGACCCGGAGGCAAACTGGAGAATCGACTTCTCGGCTCTCGAGGACGGATCCGAGGAAGCCAGAGCGGTAATTGTCGTCCAACCCAACAATCCCACCGGCTCATTCATCCATCCCGACGATCGCCAGCGCCTGGTCGATCTGTGTCGCCATCGCGGTTGGGCCCTGATCGCGGACGAGGTGTTCCTCCTTTTCCCGCTCGATGGAGGCCCCGGCTCCGACCAGAGCTTCGCATCAGTCGATGATTGTCTGTGTTGCACACTCGGTGGTCTGTCCAAGAGTGTCGGGCTGCCGCAGCTCAAGCTCTCGTGGATTGTTGTAACCGGCCCTTCGGAGCTCGTCGAACCGGTCCTCGAAGGACTCGACTACGTCGCCGATGCCTATCTTTCGGTCTCGACACCCGTTGCCCTCGCCTCGCCCCAGATCCTCGCCGATGCAGTCCTGATTCGAGAAGAAATTGCCACCCGATGTCAGGCGAACCTCGACGCCCTGCGTCGCCTTGCCAGCGTCCACCCGGAGATCGACGTCGGTCCCATCGGTGGCGGCTGGAGCGCCCCGGTCAGGGTGCCTTCGGTGATCGACGAGGAGGACCTGTGCGTGAAGCTGCTGCTCGAGCGCGGCGTCGCCGTCCATCCCGGCGGTTTCTTCGGTTTCGCGCGCGACGGCTGGCTGGTTCTCAGCCTGCTCCTGCCGCCCGAGGTCTTTCACCGTGGCGTGTGGCTTCTGTTCGACGCGATTGCCGATACTGTCAAATTTCGGTCCGATTCAGCCGGCGGGTGA
- a CDS encoding glycosyltransferase family 2 protein, with product MTTNSDDRPDLSIVVPIYNERDNVDALVDRVRSTLDGAGRSWEMLAVDDGSNDGSGERLDELAAGEERLKVLHFKENCGQSAGLDAGFEHARGRLVALLDADLQTYPEDLPQLIDLLENEGVDAVVGIRAERHDSGWKRFSSSFANGVRNWLTREDIQDTGCPIKVFRADAIRQVKIFTGMHRFLPTLLRMEGYTVTQIPVRHTERTAGKSKYGTWDRAFSGLRDALAVRWMQDRRMKWRLRD from the coding sequence ATGACGACCAACTCCGATGATCGGCCGGACCTGTCGATCGTGGTTCCGATCTACAACGAGAGGGACAATGTCGACGCCCTGGTCGACCGTGTGCGCTCGACCTTGGACGGCGCCGGACGATCGTGGGAGATGCTTGCGGTAGACGACGGCTCGAATGACGGATCTGGCGAGCGGCTCGATGAGCTGGCTGCCGGTGAAGAGCGGCTGAAGGTCCTGCATTTTAAAGAAAACTGCGGCCAGTCTGCGGGGCTCGACGCGGGGTTCGAGCATGCTCGCGGGCGGTTGGTTGCCCTCCTCGATGCCGACCTCCAGACATACCCCGAAGATCTGCCGCAACTGATTGACCTGCTCGAAAACGAGGGCGTCGACGCTGTAGTGGGGATCCGTGCCGAACGTCACGATAGCGGCTGGAAAAGGTTCAGCTCCAGCTTTGCCAACGGTGTCCGAAACTGGCTCACCCGCGAGGACATTCAGGATACCGGCTGCCCGATCAAGGTCTTCCGGGCCGACGCGATCAGACAGGTGAAGATCTTCACCGGGATGCACCGATTCCTGCCCACGCTGTTGCGGATGGAGGGCTACACCGTCACGCAGATACCGGTGCGCCACACCGAGCGCACCGCCGGGAAGAGCAAGTATGGCACCTGGGACCGCGCCTTCTCAGGCCTGCGCGACGCTCTCGCCGTGCGCTGGATGCAGGATCGTCGAATGAAGTGGCGCCTCCGCGATTGA
- a CDS encoding VanZ family protein, with protein sequence MRFRHLGPWLAVVLWVGLIYLAIPFVRKLRELFVAHWPAEFIAYTVMVVVVCAVATALILLGRQQSRVAPADVMWLIAVAAVVVLWTRRLMGQPEEAVHFIEYGVLGILLFRALSGPVKDATVYVVVTLVGLLVGTVDELIQWLVPSRFWDLRDIFLNGGAVALIQVAIWRLAPPRPVSVNRSSMRLACRLAAAEVLLLLLCLSATPQRVARIAEFLPIPNRLALGHEAICEYGFFHVVDELTAFRSRLSAQDLATSDRQRSTDIIHYLDPPRPADGSPRETASPVTDPFLYEFRVHLFARNRNFNRARTADQASEIYRRRMTIAWRENLILETSFGRTLTRAARRWGPDRRRSVEAEQDPDQQFVSRVGGHLVTTFSEAQLRALMLTLLAVFVVCDLSIATRPPRAAPPS encoded by the coding sequence GTGCGCTTCAGACACCTCGGTCCCTGGCTCGCCGTTGTCCTCTGGGTCGGACTGATCTACCTCGCAATTCCATTCGTAAGGAAGCTTCGGGAGTTATTCGTCGCCCACTGGCCGGCTGAGTTCATCGCTTACACGGTGATGGTCGTCGTGGTATGCGCTGTAGCCACAGCTCTCATCCTGCTCGGGCGGCAGCAGTCGCGGGTGGCTCCAGCCGACGTCATGTGGCTGATCGCTGTCGCGGCTGTTGTCGTCCTATGGACCCGACGTCTGATGGGTCAACCTGAGGAAGCGGTTCACTTCATCGAGTACGGTGTGCTCGGTATCCTTCTCTTCCGCGCCCTCTCTGGACCGGTGAAGGACGCCACGGTCTACGTGGTCGTGACGCTGGTCGGGCTCCTCGTCGGTACGGTGGATGAGCTGATCCAGTGGCTCGTGCCAAGCAGGTTCTGGGACCTCCGCGACATCTTCCTCAACGGGGGTGCGGTGGCCCTGATCCAGGTCGCGATCTGGCGGCTGGCCCCGCCTCGGCCCGTGTCGGTGAACAGGTCATCCATGCGACTCGCGTGCCGCCTTGCCGCGGCCGAGGTTTTGCTGCTTCTTCTCTGCCTGTCGGCGACGCCACAGCGTGTGGCCCGCATCGCGGAATTCCTTCCGATTCCGAACCGGCTGGCGCTGGGCCACGAGGCCATCTGCGAATACGGTTTTTTTCATGTGGTGGACGAGTTGACCGCCTTCCGCTCACGCCTTTCAGCGCAAGACCTCGCGACGTCTGACCGGCAACGATCGACCGATATCATCCACTACCTCGACCCGCCCAGACCTGCCGATGGATCGCCGCGCGAGACTGCTTCGCCGGTCACTGACCCATTCCTCTACGAATTCCGGGTTCACCTGTTTGCCAGAAATCGGAATTTCAACAGGGCGCGGACGGCAGACCAGGCCTCTGAGATCTACCGTCGGCGAATGACGATTGCCTGGCGCGAGAATCTGATCCTCGAGACCTCCTTCGGCCGGACCCTGACGCGGGCCGCCCGCCGATGGGGCCCGGACAGGCGAAGATCGGTCGAGGCGGAGCAGGACCCGGACCAGCAATTCGTCAGCCGCGTCGGCGGCCATCTCGTCACGACCTTCAGCGAAGCTCAGCTGCGGGCACTGATGCTGACCCTGCTCGCCGTTTTCGTCGTCTGCGATCTCTCGATCGCTACTCGGCCGCCGCGGGCAGCTCCGCCATCGTGA
- the creD gene encoding cell envelope integrity protein CreD gives MRPLSSDSMLTLKLIVIGILGVALWIPTSMVGFVVKDRADRRDDIVGEVSATWGRAQVVQGPVLSVPVTRWSEDADRNPVEKTVWIHQLPESLMIEGQLEPEVRYRAIYEIVLYRGQLRLSGRFPPLDPSRWGVEPIDVRWDRAVLTFGVSDPKGLREVPQIKLSKAPLSPEPGEGRGPFPEGLGAKVDLQPYSQGRYEELPFEIEVELAGSESLHFLPMARETEVQLGASWPDPSFDGAFLPDVRTIDDTGFRSSWRVLSLHREVPQHWLSEDDPGSCHGDTLMSSSFGVRLLFPVDAYQRTTRTVKYSILFSLLTLLGFFAVEVGGETSIHALQYVVIGFALCIFYMLLLSLSELVGFNPAYAVASFVIIAMVSAYIHAIVRSPALTVLCGAVLAAVYGSLFIMLQFEEMALLMGTVLLLVLCAVVMLLTRRLNRTEI, from the coding sequence ATGCGCCCCCTTTCCAGCGACTCCATGTTGACCCTCAAGCTCATCGTGATCGGGATCCTCGGTGTCGCTCTGTGGATCCCGACGTCGATGGTTGGCTTCGTAGTCAAAGATCGTGCCGATCGACGGGACGACATTGTCGGTGAGGTTTCCGCTACCTGGGGCCGGGCTCAGGTCGTGCAGGGGCCGGTGCTCTCGGTCCCCGTGACCAGATGGAGCGAGGACGCCGACCGGAATCCAGTGGAGAAAACCGTGTGGATTCACCAACTCCCGGAGTCGCTGATGATCGAGGGACAGCTCGAGCCCGAGGTCCGCTACCGGGCGATATATGAGATCGTCCTCTACCGAGGTCAATTGCGCCTCAGCGGCCGCTTTCCACCTCTCGATCCGTCTCGATGGGGGGTGGAGCCGATCGATGTCCGCTGGGATCGAGCGGTGCTCACCTTCGGGGTCTCGGATCCCAAAGGTCTCAGGGAGGTCCCGCAGATCAAGCTGAGCAAGGCGCCGCTCTCACCCGAGCCGGGGGAGGGGCGGGGGCCGTTCCCGGAAGGGCTCGGAGCAAAGGTGGACCTCCAGCCTTACAGTCAGGGACGGTACGAGGAGTTGCCGTTCGAGATCGAGGTCGAGCTGGCGGGGAGTGAAAGCCTGCATTTCTTGCCGATGGCGCGCGAGACCGAGGTTCAGCTCGGCGCGTCGTGGCCCGACCCGAGCTTTGACGGCGCGTTCCTGCCTGACGTGAGAACCATAGACGATACGGGCTTCAGGTCGTCTTGGAGGGTCCTTTCGCTCCACCGCGAAGTGCCTCAACATTGGCTCTCCGAGGATGATCCAGGCAGTTGTCACGGCGATACTCTTATGAGCTCGTCATTCGGCGTGCGCCTGCTCTTCCCGGTCGACGCGTATCAACGGACCACGAGGACGGTGAAGTACTCGATCCTCTTCTCCCTGCTGACGCTCCTCGGTTTCTTCGCTGTCGAGGTCGGAGGAGAGACCTCGATTCACGCGTTGCAATACGTGGTGATCGGGTTTGCCCTGTGCATCTTCTACATGTTGCTGCTCTCGTTGTCAGAGCTCGTCGGCTTCAACCCGGCATACGCGGTTGCCAGCTTCGTCATCATTGCGATGGTGTCTGCTTACATACACGCTATCGTCAGGTCGCCCGCTTTGACCGTGCTCTGCGGAGCTGTGCTGGCGGCGGTCTATGGAAGCCTGTTCATCATGCTCCAGTTCGAAGAGATGGCATTGTTGATGGGCACCGTCCTGCTCCTCGTCTTGTGCGCGGTGGTGATGCTGCTCACCCGCCGGCTGAATCGGACCGAAATTTGA
- a CDS encoding glycosyltransferase family 4 protein: MLEVVHIDTSRSWRGGQLQVFLLHRELLRVGVASRLFARSGGALHRRCETAGLPVEPIPLLNAWFPSGAAAAALKTRTADIVHAHDSHALSLAALARLVHAHLKVVCHRRVAYPLHGVSGQRWKYRCVDRWIAVSSEIGGMLRRAGVEDCHIVPSAVDLDDLRNSESAEAKAFVKAKFAIEPEAPVVGLVGALVRQKGQRTLIDATPRILASTPNAIVLFVGEGRARRRLEHKVRRAGLELSVRFTGFQSDVPALMQACTVLVAPSVDGEGSSAVIKEAMALGTPVVASDLPGNSEVLGNAGLSVGATDVEALAEAVVSLLRDPRARRELRELGRQRVARWTPGAMTAGVLSAYEGVIRRAGTALEPA; the protein is encoded by the coding sequence ATGCTGGAAGTCGTTCACATCGACACCTCCAGAAGCTGGCGGGGCGGTCAGCTCCAGGTCTTCCTCCTACATCGGGAGCTTCTCCGCGTGGGCGTCGCGAGTCGACTCTTCGCGCGTTCCGGGGGTGCCCTGCATCGTCGCTGTGAAACGGCCGGTCTGCCGGTCGAACCGATCCCGCTCCTGAATGCCTGGTTCCCGTCTGGCGCCGCCGCGGCCGCCCTCAAGACTCGCACCGCGGATATCGTCCACGCCCATGATTCGCACGCCCTGAGTCTGGCTGCATTGGCGCGATTGGTGCACGCGCATCTCAAGGTCGTCTGTCACCGCCGCGTTGCATACCCCCTGCACGGTGTTTCCGGCCAGCGATGGAAATACCGTTGCGTCGATCGGTGGATCGCTGTCAGCTCCGAAATCGGCGGAATGCTGCGCCGCGCAGGCGTGGAGGACTGCCACATCGTGCCGTCGGCAGTCGATCTCGATGATCTGCGGAACAGCGAGTCCGCCGAGGCCAAGGCGTTCGTCAAGGCGAAATTCGCAATCGAACCAGAGGCGCCGGTTGTCGGATTGGTCGGTGCACTGGTGCGTCAGAAAGGACAGCGAACACTGATCGACGCGACGCCGAGAATTCTCGCCTCCACGCCCAACGCAATCGTTCTCTTCGTTGGTGAGGGCCGGGCACGGCGCCGCCTCGAGCACAAGGTGCGAAGGGCCGGGTTGGAGCTGTCGGTCCGATTCACGGGTTTTCAGAGTGATGTTCCAGCCCTGATGCAGGCATGCACGGTTCTCGTCGCACCGAGTGTTGACGGGGAAGGGTCGAGTGCGGTCATCAAGGAAGCCATGGCCCTCGGAACGCCGGTTGTCGCGTCCGATCTTCCGGGCAACTCGGAGGTGCTCGGTAATGCCGGGCTGTCCGTCGGGGCGACGGATGTCGAAGCCCTGGCGGAGGCGGTGGTGAGCTTGCTACGAGATCCGCGCGCACGGCGCGAACTCCGAGAGCTCGGACGTCAGCGCGTTGCCAGGTGGACTCCTGGAGCGATGACAGCTGGAGTCCTTTCCGCGTACGAGGGTGTGATCCGCCGGGCGGGGACCGCGCTGGAGCCCGCGTGA
- a CDS encoding FAD-binding protein yields MAELTDLQRQALVTSGCEVRTDMLTRCLYAVDASIYRVEPAAVAFPRSAVEAATVLRAAADGGVEITPRGAGTGLAGGALGRGLVVDFARHNRRISDYDAESRTVRVGAGVVLDQLNAELAQHGMWFGPDVATSSRATLGGMIANNSSGAHAPVYGTTADHVVALEVVLADGTVAVVGPDDDGLPAIRQRADVIVERYAEAIAERLPEGLMKRWPGYGFDRALRSPGDLTQLVAGSEGTLAGIASAVLGVVPRPETRYLGVVFFGSVMDALRSSVEFAELGAAAIEHLDRAALDQTVGNRAFAAARSLLRLDEEPCEAMLLVEFFDDDSGLAELDRRAPGRRRQLLRDPGEQELVWGLRRAGLSLLTSRAGPAKPWGFIEDVCVRPERLPEYVEGLREILDPLGLEASFYGHAASGELHVRPVLDLHRTEDISKLRRVAEQVADLCRRFSGSLTAEHGVGLARTEFVEAQIGTDLIDAAGQIKRLFDPTGVMNPGKIIDDGRYRIDGDLRLGEGSEIVLPFGQTYAWIGRDDGFVANLEQCNGCGGCLKAAPTMCPTFLATGDEALSTRGRANTIRAALEGRFEGSSGVVSTELSEVLSSCLSCKACVVECPSNVDMAHLKAELVHARHRERSAGLIDRLIANADLLGRLGTLTPGIANALLGWRPFRELMEKGLGVDVGAPLPPFARQRFDRWFRRKVPVGAGSRSRVLLWDDTWVRYHEPSIGRAAVAVLEAAGFEVALVEDRVCCGRPAASRGMLDELRRAAEHNIPLLRDTIEPIVFLEPSCWSVFVDEYLQLGVEGVEGVADRCLLFEEFVAGLFDEGALTAAMFEAGGEVALHTHCHADALADSKTVLDLLERIPDSVPRLLDVGCCGMAGAFGMESGHRELSHKVAEPLVAAIRGLPEDTAVVASGTSCRHQVADLTDARPLHLAEFLASRLRRADEP; encoded by the coding sequence ATGGCCGAACTGACAGACCTCCAACGACAGGCGCTCGTAACCTCCGGTTGCGAAGTGCGCACCGACATGCTCACCCGATGCCTCTACGCAGTCGATGCCTCGATCTACCGGGTCGAGCCGGCGGCGGTCGCCTTTCCACGTTCGGCAGTCGAGGCAGCGACCGTGCTGCGTGCCGCGGCGGATGGCGGTGTCGAGATCACCCCTCGCGGCGCCGGGACAGGACTCGCCGGTGGAGCGCTGGGCAGGGGTTTGGTGGTCGATTTCGCGCGCCACAACCGACGTATCTCCGACTACGACGCTGAAAGTCGAACCGTTCGGGTCGGGGCGGGCGTGGTGCTCGATCAGCTCAACGCCGAGCTCGCGCAACACGGGATGTGGTTCGGGCCCGACGTGGCCACATCGTCACGGGCCACTCTCGGAGGGATGATCGCCAACAACTCCTCCGGAGCGCACGCCCCGGTCTACGGCACGACTGCAGATCATGTGGTCGCGCTGGAGGTCGTGCTGGCCGACGGGACGGTGGCGGTTGTCGGCCCAGACGATGACGGTCTTCCCGCCATCCGACAACGTGCGGATGTCATCGTTGAACGGTACGCAGAGGCAATCGCTGAACGACTGCCCGAAGGTCTGATGAAACGGTGGCCCGGATACGGGTTCGACCGCGCGCTCCGCTCTCCCGGCGATCTCACTCAGCTGGTGGCGGGAAGTGAGGGTACGCTGGCGGGCATCGCCTCGGCGGTCTTGGGAGTGGTGCCCAGGCCCGAGACGCGGTATCTCGGGGTCGTGTTCTTCGGATCGGTCATGGATGCGTTGCGATCGTCGGTCGAGTTCGCCGAACTCGGTGCGGCCGCGATCGAACATTTGGACCGCGCAGCACTCGATCAGACGGTGGGGAATCGCGCCTTCGCCGCCGCACGCTCCCTTCTGCGCCTCGATGAAGAGCCGTGCGAGGCGATGTTGCTGGTCGAGTTCTTTGACGACGATTCTGGGCTTGCAGAGCTCGATCGCCGGGCCCCGGGGCGACGCCGTCAGCTGTTGCGCGATCCCGGTGAGCAGGAACTGGTGTGGGGATTGCGCCGCGCCGGGCTTTCATTGTTGACCAGCCGTGCTGGCCCGGCAAAGCCGTGGGGCTTCATCGAAGATGTCTGCGTACGTCCGGAACGGCTGCCGGAGTACGTCGAGGGCTTGCGGGAGATCCTCGATCCACTCGGCTTGGAGGCCTCGTTTTACGGCCACGCCGCGTCGGGAGAGCTCCACGTCCGTCCGGTGCTTGACCTGCATCGCACCGAGGACATTTCGAAGTTACGGCGAGTGGCGGAGCAGGTCGCGGATCTGTGCAGGCGTTTCAGCGGCTCTCTCACCGCCGAGCACGGCGTTGGTCTCGCGCGGACGGAATTCGTCGAGGCGCAGATTGGAACGGACCTGATTGACGCGGCAGGTCAGATCAAGCGGTTGTTCGACCCCACCGGGGTCATGAACCCGGGGAAGATCATCGATGACGGGCGATATCGCATCGATGGCGACCTCCGCCTCGGGGAAGGCTCGGAGATTGTCCTGCCGTTCGGGCAGACGTATGCCTGGATCGGACGAGACGATGGTTTCGTTGCTAACTTGGAGCAGTGCAACGGCTGTGGCGGCTGCCTCAAGGCGGCGCCAACCATGTGCCCGACGTTCTTGGCCACAGGCGACGAGGCCTTGTCGACCCGCGGGCGCGCCAACACGATCCGTGCCGCCCTCGAAGGCCGTTTCGAAGGCTCATCAGGTGTCGTGTCTACAGAGCTTTCGGAGGTCCTGTCGAGTTGTCTCTCGTGCAAGGCATGTGTCGTGGAATGTCCCTCGAATGTGGACATGGCGCACCTCAAGGCGGAACTGGTGCACGCCCGGCACCGCGAACGCAGCGCGGGCCTGATCGATCGCTTGATAGCGAACGCTGATCTGCTCGGCCGTCTCGGAACACTGACACCTGGAATCGCGAATGCCCTGCTAGGCTGGCGGCCGTTTCGCGAGCTCATGGAGAAGGGCCTGGGTGTTGACGTCGGCGCCCCCCTGCCCCCGTTCGCCCGCCAAAGGTTCGATCGGTGGTTTCGACGAAAGGTTCCTGTAGGTGCAGGGAGCAGGAGCCGGGTGCTTCTCTGGGACGACACCTGGGTGCGTTATCACGAACCATCGATCGGACGCGCGGCGGTCGCGGTGCTGGAGGCGGCCGGGTTCGAGGTGGCCCTGGTCGAGGATCGGGTCTGTTGCGGCCGGCCGGCCGCGAGCCGCGGAATGCTGGACGAGCTGCGTCGGGCAGCTGAGCACAACATCCCTCTGCTCCGCGACACCATCGAGCCGATTGTCTTCCTCGAGCCCTCGTGTTGGTCGGTCTTCGTGGACGAGTACCTCCAGCTCGGAGTCGAAGGGGTTGAAGGCGTAGCGGATCGTTGCCTCCTGTTCGAGGAGTTTGTCGCAGGCCTCTTCGATGAGGGAGCTTTGACGGCGGCAATGTTTGAAGCTGGCGGTGAGGTGGCGTTGCACACCCATTGCCACGCGGACGCCCTGGCCGACTCGAAAACAGTCCTGGATCTGCTGGAGCGGATTCCCGATTCGGTGCCGCGGCTCCTCGATGTGGGTTGCTGCGGCATGGCGGGTGCGTTCGGCATGGAGAGTGGACACAGGGAGTTGTCGCACAAGGTTGCGGAACCATTGGTGGCAGCGATCAGAGGTTTGCCGGAGGACACCGCGGTTGTCGCCTCGGGAACCAGCTGCCGGCACCAGGTTGCCGACCTCACCGATGCCCGTCCTCTCCATCTCGCCGAATTTCTGGCGAGCCGTCTACGAAGAGCTGACGAGCCTTGA
- a CDS encoding YfhO family protein, which produces MSLFGWTLFPLIILHLWLFRRHRATFRFQLLLDVIVATIVGPALLVGGDLNPVTTIKGSPPFRHVEWSRTAGFQPTQGDLVYQFHPWWDETGRQMRRGEFPSIQPGVGGGLPLMANGQTGIWAPMMVPVWLHGPERGTTIMAFWKIELAGLGAFLFFATALRLRWRAAAVGGVAWAGAPYLVGWLLVPLAWAVAALPWTWWAVWWVSRRQGSFRGAVLVGLGFGWLMGAGLHPESAAVVCGSALLALLCCHPRRWWKAVAVAGIAGLTALALAWPTVGYIQASSRHALGADGEANREGLPPSIQSDLARQMILPASMGHPGRGDWRPEYPHAPGAVGVGGVVLALLASGRPRNRYRRWVFAAGASALLGLTLLLRIPPIESLLVRIPPLDQMTLPRFGVLIPWGVIVLAVLALDGAMWGRARLLPVRLLPAVGLAIAATWAAPGSLAPVDAALVVLSVGMAGVVGIFGRGSLAPVLVTIELALLAVGINPVASTSDRLPTPPLVERLVELEAEEPTRIVGLGRAFSPNLASRYGLRDLRAFGPLRPSTFVRLTGVLGEPATILGGPLERLPAGLCGAWGVGLAVTPPGRELEGWRPEYRDRDGAIWSNPRVLPEVRVVGRVVEEPENTSRLLELVEAIDFETTALVSGEEGVGADVFACELWRRTPTSIEATAECDGPCLVVAAQAWAPGWRASVDGEPEGLVRTNIAGIGVVVPAGRHTVAFEYRPWSWRFALP; this is translated from the coding sequence ATGTCCCTTTTCGGCTGGACCCTGTTTCCGCTGATCATCCTCCACCTATGGCTGTTTCGGCGGCACAGGGCGACCTTCCGTTTTCAGCTCCTGCTCGATGTGATTGTGGCGACGATCGTTGGCCCGGCTCTGCTGGTCGGCGGTGACCTCAACCCGGTCACGACGATCAAGGGTTCGCCACCGTTTCGCCATGTGGAGTGGTCGAGGACTGCGGGCTTTCAGCCCACTCAGGGAGACCTCGTCTACCAGTTCCACCCGTGGTGGGACGAAACGGGCCGCCAGATGCGTCGAGGAGAGTTCCCCTCGATCCAGCCCGGCGTTGGCGGTGGGTTGCCGCTGATGGCCAACGGCCAGACGGGCATCTGGGCGCCGATGATGGTGCCGGTATGGCTTCACGGTCCGGAGCGCGGCACGACCATCATGGCTTTCTGGAAGATCGAGTTGGCGGGCCTGGGCGCATTCCTATTCTTCGCCACGGCGTTGCGCCTTCGGTGGCGGGCAGCCGCGGTCGGTGGCGTGGCCTGGGCCGGTGCTCCCTATCTCGTCGGTTGGTTGCTGGTGCCGTTGGCGTGGGCGGTGGCTGCGTTGCCGTGGACGTGGTGGGCGGTCTGGTGGGTTAGCCGCCGGCAGGGTTCGTTCAGGGGTGCGGTCCTAGTAGGACTGGGTTTCGGATGGCTGATGGGGGCGGGTCTTCATCCGGAATCCGCCGCCGTCGTCTGCGGCTCAGCCCTGTTGGCGCTGCTCTGCTGCCACCCGCGTCGTTGGTGGAAGGCGGTAGCGGTGGCCGGAATTGCCGGCCTCACGGCGCTCGCACTGGCGTGGCCGACGGTGGGCTACATCCAGGCCTCGTCGAGACATGCTTTGGGTGCCGATGGCGAGGCCAACCGGGAGGGGTTGCCGCCATCCATACAGAGCGATTTGGCTCGGCAAATGATTCTGCCGGCCTCCATGGGCCACCCCGGACGCGGAGACTGGCGGCCGGAGTACCCGCACGCGCCCGGCGCGGTCGGGGTGGGAGGCGTCGTACTGGCCCTGCTCGCGAGTGGCCGGCCACGAAACCGGTATCGACGGTGGGTTTTTGCGGCCGGCGCCTCGGCCTTGCTCGGCCTGACTCTTCTCCTGCGCATTCCGCCGATCGAATCGTTGCTCGTGCGCATCCCGCCGCTCGATCAGATGACGCTCCCACGGTTCGGCGTTCTCATTCCGTGGGGTGTCATCGTGCTCGCGGTACTCGCGTTGGACGGGGCGATGTGGGGCAGAGCGCGTTTGCTTCCTGTCCGGCTTCTCCCGGCCGTCGGATTGGCGATTGCGGCGACGTGGGCAGCGCCCGGTTCTCTCGCTCCGGTTGATGCGGCGCTGGTGGTGTTGTCGGTCGGTATGGCTGGAGTCGTCGGGATTTTCGGGCGAGGTTCGCTTGCACCGGTGTTGGTGACGATCGAGCTCGCCCTGCTGGCGGTGGGGATCAACCCGGTTGCGAGCACTTCTGATCGGCTGCCGACGCCTCCGCTGGTCGAGCGGCTGGTCGAGCTCGAGGCCGAAGAGCCAACTCGAATCGTCGGCCTCGGTCGTGCTTTTTCGCCAAACCTCGCCAGTCGCTACGGACTCCGCGACCTGCGCGCCTTCGGTCCTCTCAGACCGTCCACCTTTGTCCGTCTGACGGGGGTTCTCGGCGAGCCGGCAACGATTCTCGGAGGACCCCTGGAACGCCTGCCGGCGGGGCTGTGTGGGGCCTGGGGGGTGGGCCTTGCGGTGACCCCGCCCGGCCGGGAGCTCGAGGGTTGGCGGCCGGAGTACCGCGACCGCGATGGCGCCATCTGGTCGAATCCTCGGGTCCTCCCTGAAGTACGCGTTGTGGGCCGCGTCGTCGAGGAGCCCGAAAACACTTCGCGTCTTCTCGAGCTTGTAGAAGCCATCGATTTCGAGACCACTGCCCTCGTGAGTGGCGAAGAAGGGGTGGGTGCGGACGTCTTTGCTTGCGAGCTCTGGCGACGGACGCCGACATCGATCGAGGCGACGGCGGAGTGCGACGGGCCCTGCCTGGTGGTCGCCGCTCAGGCGTGGGCGCCAGGCTGGCGGGCCTCGGTCGACGGCGAACCCGAGGGACTGGTGCGGACGAACATCGCCGGCATCGGCGTTGTCGTACCGGCCGGTCGCCACACGGTTGCCTTCGAGTACCGTCCCTGGTCGTGGCGTTTTGCGCTACCCTGA